Part of the Synechococcus sp. MU1617 genome, CAATGAACTGATCGGGCACGACCATGTCGCGCGGTTGTAGATCCCCCTGCAGCGATCCCACCGCCGAGAGGGATATCAGCCAGCGCACCCCCAGTGAACGCATGGCCCAGATGTTGGCTCGGTAGGGCACTTCACTGGGAAGCAGATGGTGATGGCGGCCGTGGCGGGCCAGGAAGACGGTCTCGACCCCCTCGAGCTCACCCAGTCGCAGTTGATCGGACGTTGCCCCGAAAGGGGTATCGACCGTGCATTCCTCCACTTGGCGCAAGCCGGGGATCGAATAGAGGCCACTGCCGCCGATCACACCAACGCGGGCTTGGGAGAGGTCGGGCATGGTCGGCGTCTCTTTACACTCCAATTTTGCTCGCGCCACCATGACCAAGGCCTTGATGGACACTGAAGTAGGCCTGATCGAGCTCGAGCTGTTCGAAGCCGATGCCCCGAACACCGTCGCCAACTTCGTGAAGCTGGCCAAGGAAGGCTTCTATGACGGTCTTTCCTTTCACCGCGTCATCCCCGGCTTCATGGCCCAGGGGGGATGCCCTAATAGCCGTGAAGGCGCCCGCGGCATGGCTGGTACCGGAGGCCCCGGCTATCAGATCGATTGCGAGATCAACCAGCAGAAGCACCAGGCCGGCACCCTGGCCATGGCCCACGCCGGTCGCAACACCGGTGGCTCGCAGTTCTACATCTGCCATGAGGGCCAGCCCCACCTCGATGGTGTGCACACCGTGTTCGGTCACACCGGCAACATGGATGTGGTGCTGAAGCTCGCCAACGGTTCCAAGATCAACAAAGTGACGATCCAGGAAGGCTGATCAGCTCCGGGTCCAGTGCAGCAGTGACGGGCCGTTTTCCAGCAGTCCGTCACTGCCCAAGTTGATCAACTCATTGAGTTGATACTCCACCCGTTCGAGGGTCTGGGGCGGGTGCAGGGCCATCCGTTCTGTAGGAACGCGCATCAGACCCACACGTTCGGTCGCTGCTAGGGCCGCCAGGTTCTTGAGAAGGGGGGCTGCATCAGCACCGTCGGGAATCAACTTCCAGACAAATTGCGGTCGATCCCAAAGCGCTAATAGGCGTGGTTCATGCAGGGCCTCGAGGCTGAAGCCCTGGCGTTGGGCGATGGCTTCCACTTCCTGGCGAATGGTGGGCCAGCTTTCCGGGCCCACATTCACCGCAAGGGCCAGCACCACGCAGGGACTCTCAGATTCGAACAGATGCCCGAGCTTCTCTCGCTTGGCTGCTAGATAGTCGGCGTTGTGGGCGCCGGGGTCCATCACCAGCGGCACCCGCTCCTCCACCTGCAGGCCATAGCCGCCGAGGCCGGCGATCTTGCGAGGGTTGTTGGTGAGCAGCCGCAGCCGGTGGATGCCGAGGTCGGAGAGGATCTGCGCGCCAACGCCGTAGTTGCGCAGATCAGCCGGGAAGCCGAGCCGCTCATTGGCTTCAACAGTGTCGAGCCCCGCTTCCTGGAGGCTGTAGGCCTTCAGTTTGTTGATCAGGCCGATGCCCCGACCTTCCTGGCGCAGGTAGACGACCACACCCTCGCCTGCCGCCTCGATCTGGCGCAGGGCCGCCTCCAGCTGGGGCCGGCAGTCGCAGCGCAGTGAGCCGAAGGCATCCCCAGTGAGGCATTCGGAATGCATGCGCACCAGCACGGGTTCCCGCAGGGCATTGGGCTCGCCCTTGATCAGGGCAACGTGTTCGGAGCCATCCAGTTCGTTGCGGTATCCCACCGCCTGAAAGCTGCCGAAGCGGCTGGGCAACTGGGCCTGAGCCATGCGGCGGACGAAGCGCTCGTTCTCCAGCCGGTAGCGGATCAGGTCAGCAATGCTGATTAGCTTCAACCCCCAGCGATCGGCGTAGCTGCGCAGCTCCGGCAAGCGAGCCATGGAGCCATTGCTGTTCTGGATTTCACAGATCACTCCGGAGGGGCTGAGGCCCGCCAGCTGAGCCAGATCCACGGCGGCTTCGGTGTGACCGGCCCGTTTGAGCACGCCGCCCGGTCGGGCGCGCAGGGGAAAGATGTGCCCGGGGCGGCGCAGTTCCGCTGGCCGTGTGGCTGGATTAAGGGCCACCTGAATCGTGGCAGCGCGGTCTTCGGCGGAGATGCCTGTGGTCACCCCATGCTCGATGCCGGCATCGATGCTCACGGTGAAGGCCGTTTCGTTGGCATCGGTGTTGCGGTCCACCATCAGCGGCAGATCCAGTTCGTCCAGCCGCTGCCCCTCCATGGCGAGACAGATCAGGCCCCGTGCCTCGGTGGCCATGAAGTTGATTGCTTCCGGGGTGGCGAACTGGGCCGCGCAGATCAGATCCCCCTCGTTCTCCCGTTGTTCGTCGTCCACCACGACAACGCACTCCCCATTACGGATCGCCGCAAGGGCGTCGCTGATGGCATCGAACGCGATGGGTTCGTTTGCTGGGTCGAGGGAACTGGGATTCAGGAGCCTGGTCGCCGGGAGATGACTTCATTATTGATCTCTGTACGATCGATCGTTGGCTGATTGGTTCAATGGCAGGCAAGACAAAGTCGGCGGTTGAAGCGATGGCAACGGTGCAGGGCGGACGGGTTGCTGTGATCGGCGCCTCCGGCTACGGCGGCCTGCAGACCATCCGTCTGCTTCAGGGCCACCCTGGACTTTCCGTCAGCTTTCTGGGTGGTGAACGCAGTGCTGGTCAACGCTGGAGCTCTGTCTGTTCCTTCCTGCCCCTGCCGGACGACCCAACGGTGGAATCGGCGGATCCGGATCGAATTGCGGCCTGCTCCGATTTCGCAGTACTGAGCCTCCCCAACGGCCTGGCTTGTCAGTTGGCACCACAACTGCTGGAGCGGGGTGTGCGGGTGGTGGATCTCTCCGCCGACTTCCGCTACCGCTCTCTGGAGCAGTGGCTGAAGGTTTACGCCAAGGAGGCTGGCTCCCTCAACCGTCAGGACGCTGAGCTCTGCAGCAGTGCCGTCTACGGCCTGCCGGAATGGAACGGCCCCGCCATCGCTGACGCGAAGCTTGTTGCAGCTCCCGGTTGCTTCCCCACCGCCAGCCTGCTGCCTCTGCTGCCGTTCCTTAAGCAGGGTCTGATCGAGGCGAGCGGCATCATCATTGATGCCAAGACAGGCACGTCCGGCGGGGGTCGGGTGCCGAAGGAGGCGATGCTGCTGGCGGAGGCCTCGGAATCCATCGCGCCCTACGGCGTTATCGGCCATCGCCACACCTCTGAGATCGAGCAGATGGCGATGGAGGTGGCTGGCCAGGAGGTGCGGCTTCAGTTCACGCCACACCTGGTGCCGATGGTGCGTGGTCTGCTCTCCACGGTTTATGCCCGCCTGCGCGACCCCGGACTCACCGCCGAGGATTGCACCACGGTTCTGGATGCGATCTACCGCCACCACCCCTGTGTTGAAGTGCTGCCGGTGGGCACCTACCCCGCCACCAAGTGGGCGCGCCACACGAACCGTGCCCTGCTGTCGGTTCAGGTGGACAACCGCACGGGCCAGCTGGTGTTGATGAGTGCCATCGACAACCTGATCAAGGGCCAGGCCGGGCAGGGCGTGCAGTGCCTCAACCTGATGGCGGGTCTCGCCCCGCAGACGGGGCTGCCTTTGCAGCCGTTCTATCCCTGACGCCAGGTTGGCTTCAGGCCAGCCAGGGCCCTAGGCAGGAGCAGATGTTCCTGCTCCTGAATGCGTTTGGCGAGCCTGGCGTGGTCATCTTCTTCGAGGACGGGAACGGCGGCCTGGGCCAAGATCGGTCCGGCATCCAGCTCCTCGGTGACGATGTGCACCGTGCAGCCGGTGATCTTCACCCCGGCCTTCAGGGCCTGCCCGATGGCGTCCAGGCCACGGAAGCTGGGCAGCAATGAGGGGTGAATGTTGATCAGCCGTTCGGAATAGCCGCTGACCAACACATCGGTGACGATCCGCATCCACCCCGCCATCACCACCAGCTCCACCTGGTCGGCACGAAACAGGCGCACCAATTCGCCGTCCAGCTCGCGCCGGTCCTTGATCAGGCGATGGTCGAGCACCGATACGGGAATGCCGAGACGCTCCGCACGCTGCTGGGCACCACAGCCCGGATTGTTCACCACCAGCCTCTGGATCCGCGCGTTGAGGTTCCCCGCCTGAATCGCCTGGGCCAGGGCCTCGAAGTTGCTGCCGTTTCCGGATGCCATCACCCCCAGCTGCAGCGGGGCCTGGTCAGCTCGATTGTCGTGGCTAGGGTCAGTCAAAGCGGGGTTCGGTCTATGTCCCATCTCTCCATCCTGCCGACTGTCTTCACCGACCTCGAGCGTCTGGTTCAGGCCCTTTGTGATGAGGGCTTCACGGTGGAGCGAACGACCGAATTGCAGGGATTCGCGGACGACTCCCACGCCGTTGATGTGCTGGCGTTTCAGGGCTCTGCCATGCCCCTGGGCTGGACCCAGCGAGAGAACGGAACGATCGTGATGCATGGCGATATCCAGCGAATCAGCCGCCAGCCGGGACTTGAACAGCGCTTGCAGCGGGTGACCCGCCGCTACGCCCTGCTCCATGCCATCGACCAAGTGCACCTCGGTGACATGGGTTCGGCCGACCTGATTCTGCAGACCCACTGACGTGTTCGAACCGGTTCAGATCCGGCTCGATCTGAGCCATCCCCAAACCCAGACCATCGCTGTGTCCATCCAGTGGACACCGCAGACCCAACGCCAGATCTTCCGACTGCCGGTGTGGACGCCGGGGTCGTACACGGTGCGTGATCATGCCCAGCACCTGCATAGCCTGCAGCTGCATGCCAACGGTGAGGAGCTCCCGCTACGTCGGATAGCGCCGCACCAATGGCTCTGCGATCTGCCGGATCTCAGCCCGCTCACGCTCAACTATCAGCTTGAGGCCCGAGATCTGACCGTCCGCACCGGGTTGCTGGATCCCGATTTCGCATCGCTCTGCCTTGCCGCTTTGGCGATGGAGATCGACGGCTGCCGCTGGTCGCCGCACCATGTTGCCGTCACGGCTCCGCAGCACTGGAGTGTGCATCTGCCGCTGGAGGCCAGTGCTCAGGGCTGGGTGGCTGCCGATTTCGATGCTCTCGTGGACAGCCCGCTGCATGCGGGGCCCTTTCAGGCGGAACCCTTCACAGTGGAGGGCAAGAACCATGAGCTGCTGCTAATCGGCACGCCGCCGATGGGTTGGCCGCCGAGCTTCATCAGCGACATCGAGAAGGTTTGCAGTGCAACCTGTCGCTTGCTGGGAACGCCACCTCCGGCGGGGGATCGGTACCAGCTGGTTCTGCAACTGCTCGATCAGGGCTATGGCGGCCTAGAACACGATCACAGTGCTGTGCTCCAGTTCAGTTGGGCGGCCCTTGCCAAGCCCAAGGGCTACCGGCAGCTGTTGCAGCTGATCGGCCATGAATACCTGCATCAGTGGAATGTGCGGCGGCTGCGTCCTGTTGAGCTGCGTCCTTACGACTACGGGCAGGCGGTGATCACCGAAGGCCTCTGGTTTGCCGAGGGAATCACCAGCTACTTCGACCTCAGCCTGCCCCTGCTAGCGGGGTGTTCGGATCGGCCGACCCTGCTCAAGGATTTGGGGGAGGAGCTGTCCAGCGTGCTGATGTCACCCGGCTGTTCGATCCAGTCGCTGGCGGCCAGTGCCCGTGAGGCGTGGATCAAGCTTTACAAGGCGACGCCAGCTTCGCGGGACAGCCAGATCAGCTACTACCGCCTTGGTGCTGCAGTGGCCTTCTGCCTGGATGTCCGCCTGCGGCAGCGCGGCCACTCCATGGCCGCGATCCTGCGGGAGTTGTGGCATGGTCCCGGCCGTCAGGCCCGTGGCTACAGCCGTGATGACATCAAGGCCGCCCTGGCTCGATGGGATGCCGATCTTGCGGCGGATCTGGATCAATGGCTGGACCAGCCCGAGGCCCTTCCCCTCCTTGATTGCGTGGAGGCCCTGGGGCTGCGCATGGACCCTGTGCCGCTCAAGCATCCCGACCACGGACTCACCCTCAAGGATGCTGACGGTGCCGCTTTGATTCAGAGGGTGCGCCGGGACAGTCCCGGCCAAGGGGCTGGGCTTGTGGTGGGTGATGAGCTTTTGGCGATTAATGGCTACCGGGTGCGTCGCAGCGGTGACCTTTCAGTTCTGCTTGAGAAGCAGGAGAGTGTGCGCGTCACCTATTCACGACGCAGCCTGCTTAAGGAGACCCAGCTTTCCCCTGGCACCGGTGTGGACCATTGGGTGTTGGATTGGGATCCTGGGTGCACAAGGGAACAACGGCAGTTGCGGGATCGATGGTTCGAGATCGTTTAAGCCGTTGCTGGAGCGGTGTCTGGAACCGCGTTGATAAGAACCGTTCGCTCGCGATCAGCGTTGCTGCAGCGGGGGCTTTGGCTCTGGGACTGACCGGCTGGGTGTTGATGGATCCAGGGGAGCTGTCCCCTGTGGTGATGGAACGCGGTCGCCAACGGGAAGACAATCCCTCCTCATCGTTGCCGTTGCCGCCGAAGTCGCGCTCCTGGCGGTCGCCACTGGCCCGCCAGTGCTCGGGTGTGGACACCACTTTGCGGTCGCGTTTGAACCAGCTCGAAGCCCGCTCGAGTTCCTGGCGGGCCTTCGTGAAGATCGATCCCACCAATTTTGGTGATCGCTATGACAAGGACGCCTACGGCCGCGTGATTGATGCCACGCCGCGGGTGGTGGTGCTGCACGAAACCGTCTATTCGCTGAGCTCCGCCTTGAACACCTTCATGACGCCGCACCCGCGGGATGAAGATCAGGTGAGCTATCACACGTTGGTGGGCCAGGACGGGCGCGTTGTTGATCTGGTGGACCCGTTAAGTCGTGCCTACGGCGCGGGTTACTCCGCCTTTCTGGGGGAGTGGGCGATCACCAACAAGAAGCTCAAGGGCTCCGTTAACAACTTTGCCTTGCACCTGAGCCTGGAAACCCCGCCGTCAGGGGCGAATGCCTATGGCTCTCATTCGGGCTACACCACCCAGCAATACGACGCGTTGGCCTTGGTGTTGTCCGGTTGGATCCGCTCCTTCAATCTGCCGCCGGCGGCGATCACCACCCATCGCCATGTGGATCTGGGCGGAGAACGCGGTGATCCACGCAGTTTTGACTGGTCGAAACTGCAGACGCGACTCGCGGCCCTCGGGGACCTCTGCGTGACCTGAGGCGTCGTTAGCGTTCAGCATCCTGTTCAGTGCGTCGTTGACAACGCTCCCCAGCGAAGATCTCGATCGGATCATTGAAATGGCCTGGGAAGACCGCACTCCATTTGAGGCGATCGAATTTCAATTCGGACTCTCCGAGCCGCAGGTGATTGCTGTGATGCGGCAACAGATGAAAGCGTCGTCGTTCAAGCTCTGGCGCAAGCGGGTGAGCGGCCGCAAAACCAAACATGCCGCCACCAGCCGCTCCGATCGGTTCCGGGCGAGCTGCCATAAGTGATTGCATCCTGCGTCGGTTCAGCGAAGGACGCCGCGCAGGATTCCCTCCACAAGACCCACCGGAATCACGCCTGTTGGGGCGATGGCAGGCGAGCTACGGAAACTTGGTCCTGAGATCAGACCTGCAGCCATCTGACCCATGGCTCCACCCAGAGGGCCGAGATCAGCTCTGGATTGGGGAGGAGCGGTGAAGGCCCTGACGCAGCCATAGAAATCCCTAGCGTCTTTGCACTGGTCAGCCACCTCGGCATCCACCTGAGCCAATGCTGCGGTTGGGAACAGCAGGCCAAACGCAAGCGGTATCAGGAGTTGTTTCATCGATCTTCTGAGTTGGATCGATTCTTCAACAGCCAGGGGGCTTCTGCCTCCCCCAAATGGGGGAGGCCTGGATGCTCAGAACTCACTCAACTGAGGGATGAGGAGATGAGCGATTGGATTGGCTTCCCCTAAAAGCCAACTCCTCTCCGTGGATTTTTAAACAGTGATGTCTGGATTCGGTTGATGACCGCCGTAAATCAACCCGTGCAGTTCAGGGTCCTGCATGTAGCCCAGCACCCGAGCCGGGTAATCCAGTTTTCCGTTGTGCAGGTAGGTGAGGGTGGCGATCGCCTTGGCATCGAGATACGAGCGACTTGCTTGCAGCATCAAGTTGTCCGGTAGGCCCAGGGCCAACTTCAGCCGTTGGAACTTCGCCGCCAGCAAGGTGATGTTCATCTCGGGGTCCAGCAATTGATTGCGGGCCCAGGTGATTTCTTCCGGCGTTGGTTTCTCGGAAAGTCGCTTCTGATGAATCAGCTCAGCAATGCCGAGCTGCGCGAGACCATGGGTCTTCACCAGGCCGGAGTGGGCGATGAAGGGGAGGCTCTCCCCTGGCTTGGAGTGCTGGATCTCGTCGAAGAGAACGGCCGTGATCAACATCGGATTCACCTGATGCGCCGTTGCTTCGCGCAGGATCACCGGTTTCAGCTTCCGCAGGCGATTCAAGGTTGATGAGCGCAGCGGTTTGAGCTGATCGACGCTGCTTGTGAACAGCTGGGCCAGCTGCGTCTGGGGGCCGTGCACCCCGAAGCGCCTTTGGAGCAGCTTCAGTTCTTCCGGGGTGAAGTCGGTCGGCTCTAGCCTGTCTTCCACCACCACAGGCAACTGATCCTCAACCTCAGCCACCGGCTGTGACCACTGACCGACCAGGAAGAGGCTCGCTGCCATCGCCAGTAGCCCAGTGGTCAATCGCAGTTGCTCAGCCATGGGGGCTGGAAATGGGGTCAGCGGAATGTGACATGAAACTAGCCGGGGTGTCCTTTTGCGTGGGCATCCCGTCAGATTCTGGATACGTTCAGCAAGACCGCATCGTCCGCCAGGCATGAGCTTTCCGGATTTCAACGCTTCCGACGCTCATATTCAGTGGCAACGCTTCTGCGACCTCGGCTGGTATCACGATGATCTGGGCGTCTGGCTCGACATCAGCCGGATGCACGTGAACGCCGCAGACCTGCAGGCTCTGCAGCCTCGGATGGACAAGGCTTTCGCTGCAATGCAGGAGCTGGAAGCCGGTGCAATCGCCAACCCAGATGAGCAGCGCCAGGTGGGTCACTACTGGCTGCGCACCCCCGAACTCGCCCCCTCCTCAGAGCTGCAACAGCACATTTCCAGGGAAATCGATCTGATCGCAGCCTTCGGGCGCGATGTGATCAACGGAACGATCAAGGCGCCCAACGGTGAAACCTTCACCGATGTGCTCTGGATCGGCATCGGCGGCAGTGGTCTTGGCCCCGCCTTGATGATCAAGGCCCTGCAGAACCCAGGCGAGGGTCTCCCGTTTCATTTCTTCGACAACGTCGACCCCGACGGGATGAGCAACGTCCTGGCGGGATTGAAGGGTCGTCTTGACCGCACGTTGGTGGTGACGGTGAGCAAGTCGGGGGGCACCCCTGAACCCCACCTCGGATTGGAGCAGGCCCGCCATCGCCTTGTGGCCGCTGGTGGCCAGTGGGCCGGTCAGGCCGTTGCCGTGACGATGCTCGATAGCAAGCTGGATCAGCAGGCCCAGGCCGAGGGGTGGCTCAAGCGCTTTGACATGTTCGATTGGGTGGGGGGACGCACCAGCATCACCAGTGCCGTTGGTCTGCTGCCCGGTGCCCTGATCGGTAGCGACATCCGCGACTTCCTCACCGGCGCATCTCAGATGGATGCCGCCACCCGCGCAGCGGATCTACGCCGCAATCCAGCGGCCCTGATGGCCGCGTCCTGGTATGTGGCCGGTGGGGGGCGAGGTCAGCGTGACATGGTTGTTCTGCCATACCGCGATCGCCTGGAGGTGTTCAGCCGCTACCTCCAGCAGCTGGTGATGGAATCCCTGGGCAAGCGCCTGGATCGCAACGGTGAGGTCGTTCACCAGGGCATCGCTGTTTACGGCAACAAAGGCTCTACCGACCAGCACGCCTATGTGCAGCAACTGCGCGATGGTGTCGACAACTTCTTCGCAACGTTCATCGAGGTGCTCGAGGACGCGAGCGATATCCCCACGATTGACGGGGAATGCCCTGGCGACTTCCTCGATGGTTTCCTGCAGGGCACCCGCTCAGCCCTCACCGAGGGTGGGCGCCAGAGCATGACGATCAGCATGCGCCGCTTTGATTCACGCCGTCTCGGTGCATTGATCGCTCTGTTCGAGCGCGCCGTCGGTCTCTATGGCGAACTTGTGAACATCAACGCCTACCACCAGCCCGGCGTTGAAGCCGGCAAGAAGGCGGCGGCGGCGATTCTTGGCCTGCAAGGCCGTGTGGAGGCGATCCTGGCCGACGGTGTGGCCCGTTCCGCCGATGAGATCCGCCTGGCCCTCGGGGATGGCACCGACGAATCCATCTTCTGGATCCTGCGTCACCTCACCGGCAACCAGCGTGGTTTCAGTGCCCAGGGCGACTGGAGCCAGCCCGCCTCGATGCGCTTCAGCAAAGGCTGATCCCGTCTGGGATCAGGGCACCAGGTTTACAAGTTTTCCGGGGACAACAATCACCCGCCGGGGGGTGGCGCCCTCTAACCACTTTTCGGCCACGTCACTGGCCAGGGCCAGCCGTTCCAGCTCCTCCTTGCCGGCGGAGGCCGGAACCTGCAGTTTGCCCCGCACCTTGCCCTTCACCTGGATCACCACTTCAACGCTGTCTTGCACCAAAGCCGTTGGATCCAGCACCGGCCAGCTTTCACGGTGCACGCTGCCGCTTCCCCCCAGACGGCTCCAGAACTCCTCTGCCAGATGCGGCGCGAAGGGAGCTAGCAGGCGAACCAGTCCCGAGAGAGCCTCCTGGAGCACAGGAGCACTGAGGGCATCGATGCCCGTGGAGCTGATGGCATTGGAGAGTTTCATCAACTCGGAGATCGCCGTGTTCAGCTGAATCTCGTCACTGAGATCCTCGCTGACGGCTTCGATGGCCAGGTGTAGCGCCCGGCGTACGCCG contains:
- a CDS encoding peptidylprolyl isomerase — protein: MTKALMDTEVGLIELELFEADAPNTVANFVKLAKEGFYDGLSFHRVIPGFMAQGGCPNSREGARGMAGTGGPGYQIDCEINQQKHQAGTLAMAHAGRNTGGSQFYICHEGQPHLDGVHTVFGHTGNMDVVLKLANGSKINKVTIQEG
- the ribBA gene encoding bifunctional 3,4-dihydroxy-2-butanone-4-phosphate synthase/GTP cyclohydrolase II; translated protein: MAFDAISDALAAIRNGECVVVVDDEQRENEGDLICAAQFATPEAINFMATEARGLICLAMEGQRLDELDLPLMVDRNTDANETAFTVSIDAGIEHGVTTGISAEDRAATIQVALNPATRPAELRRPGHIFPLRARPGGVLKRAGHTEAAVDLAQLAGLSPSGVICEIQNSNGSMARLPELRSYADRWGLKLISIADLIRYRLENERFVRRMAQAQLPSRFGSFQAVGYRNELDGSEHVALIKGEPNALREPVLVRMHSECLTGDAFGSLRCDCRPQLEAALRQIEAAGEGVVVYLRQEGRGIGLINKLKAYSLQEAGLDTVEANERLGFPADLRNYGVGAQILSDLGIHRLRLLTNNPRKIAGLGGYGLQVEERVPLVMDPGAHNADYLAAKREKLGHLFESESPCVVLALAVNVGPESWPTIRQEVEAIAQRQGFSLEALHEPRLLALWDRPQFVWKLIPDGADAAPLLKNLAALAATERVGLMRVPTERMALHPPQTLERVEYQLNELINLGSDGLLENGPSLLHWTRS
- the argC gene encoding N-acetyl-gamma-glutamyl-phosphate reductase, producing MATVQGGRVAVIGASGYGGLQTIRLLQGHPGLSVSFLGGERSAGQRWSSVCSFLPLPDDPTVESADPDRIAACSDFAVLSLPNGLACQLAPQLLERGVRVVDLSADFRYRSLEQWLKVYAKEAGSLNRQDAELCSSAVYGLPEWNGPAIADAKLVAAPGCFPTASLLPLLPFLKQGLIEASGIIIDAKTGTSGGGRVPKEAMLLAEASESIAPYGVIGHRHTSEIEQMAMEVAGQEVRLQFTPHLVPMVRGLLSTVYARLRDPGLTAEDCTTVLDAIYRHHPCVEVLPVGTYPATKWARHTNRALLSVQVDNRTGQLVLMSAIDNLIKGQAGQGVQCLNLMAGLAPQTGLPLQPFYP
- the purN gene encoding phosphoribosylglycinamide formyltransferase, producing MASGNGSNFEALAQAIQAGNLNARIQRLVVNNPGCGAQQRAERLGIPVSVLDHRLIKDRRELDGELVRLFRADQVELVVMAGWMRIVTDVLVSGYSERLINIHPSLLPSFRGLDAIGQALKAGVKITGCTVHIVTEELDAGPILAQAAVPVLEEDDHARLAKRIQEQEHLLLPRALAGLKPTWRQG
- a CDS encoding DUF1257 domain-containing protein, with the translated sequence MSHLSILPTVFTDLERLVQALCDEGFTVERTTELQGFADDSHAVDVLAFQGSAMPLGWTQRENGTIVMHGDIQRISRQPGLEQRLQRVTRRYALLHAIDQVHLGDMGSADLILQTH
- a CDS encoding PDZ domain-containing protein codes for the protein MFEPVQIRLDLSHPQTQTIAVSIQWTPQTQRQIFRLPVWTPGSYTVRDHAQHLHSLQLHANGEELPLRRIAPHQWLCDLPDLSPLTLNYQLEARDLTVRTGLLDPDFASLCLAALAMEIDGCRWSPHHVAVTAPQHWSVHLPLEASAQGWVAADFDALVDSPLHAGPFQAEPFTVEGKNHELLLIGTPPMGWPPSFISDIEKVCSATCRLLGTPPPAGDRYQLVLQLLDQGYGGLEHDHSAVLQFSWAALAKPKGYRQLLQLIGHEYLHQWNVRRLRPVELRPYDYGQAVITEGLWFAEGITSYFDLSLPLLAGCSDRPTLLKDLGEELSSVLMSPGCSIQSLAASAREAWIKLYKATPASRDSQISYYRLGAAVAFCLDVRLRQRGHSMAAILRELWHGPGRQARGYSRDDIKAALARWDADLAADLDQWLDQPEALPLLDCVEALGLRMDPVPLKHPDHGLTLKDADGAALIQRVRRDSPGQGAGLVVGDELLAINGYRVRRSGDLSVLLEKQESVRVTYSRRSLLKETQLSPGTGVDHWVLDWDPGCTREQRQLRDRWFEIV
- a CDS encoding N-acetylmuramoyl-L-alanine amidase, translating into MVRDRLSRCWSGVWNRVDKNRSLAISVAAAGALALGLTGWVLMDPGELSPVVMERGRQREDNPSSSLPLPPKSRSWRSPLARQCSGVDTTLRSRLNQLEARSSSWRAFVKIDPTNFGDRYDKDAYGRVIDATPRVVVLHETVYSLSSALNTFMTPHPRDEDQVSYHTLVGQDGRVVDLVDPLSRAYGAGYSAFLGEWAITNKKLKGSVNNFALHLSLETPPSGANAYGSHSGYTTQQYDALALVLSGWIRSFNLPPAAITTHRHVDLGGERGDPRSFDWSKLQTRLAALGDLCVT
- a CDS encoding TIGR03643 family protein yields the protein MTTLPSEDLDRIIEMAWEDRTPFEAIEFQFGLSEPQVIAVMRQQMKASSFKLWRKRVSGRKTKHAATSRSDRFRASCHK
- a CDS encoding helicase DnaB, which translates into the protein MAEQLRLTTGLLAMAASLFLVGQWSQPVAEVEDQLPVVVEDRLEPTDFTPEELKLLQRRFGVHGPQTQLAQLFTSSVDQLKPLRSSTLNRLRKLKPVILREATAHQVNPMLITAVLFDEIQHSKPGESLPFIAHSGLVKTHGLAQLGIAELIHQKRLSEKPTPEEITWARNQLLDPEMNITLLAAKFQRLKLALGLPDNLMLQASRSYLDAKAIATLTYLHNGKLDYPARVLGYMQDPELHGLIYGGHQPNPDITV
- a CDS encoding glucose-6-phosphate isomerase; this translates as MSFPDFNASDAHIQWQRFCDLGWYHDDLGVWLDISRMHVNAADLQALQPRMDKAFAAMQELEAGAIANPDEQRQVGHYWLRTPELAPSSELQQHISREIDLIAAFGRDVINGTIKAPNGETFTDVLWIGIGGSGLGPALMIKALQNPGEGLPFHFFDNVDPDGMSNVLAGLKGRLDRTLVVTVSKSGGTPEPHLGLEQARHRLVAAGGQWAGQAVAVTMLDSKLDQQAQAEGWLKRFDMFDWVGGRTSITSAVGLLPGALIGSDIRDFLTGASQMDAATRAADLRRNPAALMAASWYVAGGGRGQRDMVVLPYRDRLEVFSRYLQQLVMESLGKRLDRNGEVVHQGIAVYGNKGSTDQHAYVQQLRDGVDNFFATFIEVLEDASDIPTIDGECPGDFLDGFLQGTRSALTEGGRQSMTISMRRFDSRRLGALIALFERAVGLYGELVNINAYHQPGVEAGKKAAAAILGLQGRVEAILADGVARSADEIRLALGDGTDESIFWILRHLTGNQRGFSAQGDWSQPASMRFSKG